The segment aataataataataataatagcaatgattatttttaatttagacTTATCACACAtgtaacaaaattttttacTTAATGATTACCGAATAcacaataaaaacaaaataaaaatacaattaataaaCAAATATAATACGAGTTAGAAATAATGTTTATTCTTTATTAATTGTGTTTCATTCTTTCAATATAATTATGTGTCTAATATATGACTAATGATCAATATGTAATTAGTAAAATACGGTTACTTATTGAAATTGAAgggaaatgaaaaatatttcgagTTATAGGGATTCAATAATCAATTTCAACTAGATAGGTacttaaaacaaaaaaaacaaGTACACTGAAAACTATATGttcattaaaaataacaattcgATACTTTTATattctatttaaatttaaagtcGTTTTAACTTTGTAATGAGTACTTTTTAAGATTTCAAAACTCAGCGCTGATAtcgataaaatttataattttgcacTGCTTTCATGGATCATgttctttttttaaaacgacGGTATTATCGATTTCTACTAAAACAGAAACAAATTACTGGCAATTAATGTTTACTAGACACCGCTCAGGCCATCAAAAGTCCGCGAATTCTTTTTCAAGTCGTAAAGTCAGTTTATATGTATGTGCAAATTCGAGTTGAAGATGATAACTAGCACTATCTAGtttaatttttacttatttttcgaattattcagattttagaaaatagaaataaattaagATTTGACCATATATGACTCATAGAGCTTCCAACTGCTTCAAACTCAAAGAATTCAAGTTATACATATGTGGGAAAATGTCACCACGTATCTCCAGGCTCCAGGAAGGGGGCTCAGGAGAATGGTTAAATGAATGCGTCCAGCGTAATGGTAACAAAGGAACTGTTTATTGCAAAATAACTGGTACGCGTGGACACGTCTGCACGCTATGAGAGCTGCACAAAGGCCGGCTCGTCATCAGACCGCCATGCGGCATGCGGCTTTACGCCGAGCACAAGTTGTGCTGCACAACATGGCTGCTTCCCTCACTCTCGCAGCTAAAGTGAGAGAGAAGACCGCAGTCCCTACATACGTATAGAGGTTCATCTACTCCATCTATGACACGAGAAATGCAaacgaataatattaataatcaaTATATATCGATCACCATCGAAATATTCTTTATGATTACTTGACTACCGTTTAAAGATAGCTTGTGATAAGTGTACTCTGAAAAGCTAGTTGTATGTTCATTGTATCAACCTTAATAACATACAACATAAATCTCGACATACCAAATGCTGGAGAACTCAACTCTCGTAGTTAATGTATATATTAGTGATTGTGCGTGacgttatatttaattacaatgttTTATTGTCATCTTGTTTGATTCATAAACGTGTTCACCAACCACGGACGTCCTAGTTTTATTTCAAATCTTTACAATGGACCTaccataaaattaaattaactgtAATTGACAATATATCTTTTATATATAACTACCAAATCACTGCAAGTATAATGGCGACACCCACTAATGGTAATGGTAACCTTATCGACGAATTTGAAGAAGCATTTCAGGTATAGTGTGAAAACTATTTTGATTCGTTGGCTAATAATTCCTATAGATAATATTACGTTTGTTGTAAATTCATTCTATAATGTAAAATATCACTTGCAGCAATGTTTGAGTATTTTAACAACAAAGGACGAAGGGTTAGGAAACAATGGGATTGGAGTGTCTGGTGGTTTGACTGTGGATAAGGAAGAAGCTCGTAGCGAAGTTGAACAAGTCACGTTAAGATTTATAGATCTTGCCAGACAAATGGAAGCTTTCTTTCTACAGAAAAGATTTTTACTGTCTGCACTGAAACCAGAACTAGTAGTGAAGGAAGATATCAATGATCTTAGAGTAGAATTAGCACGTAAAGAGGATCTTATAAAAAGGCATTATGATAAAATTGCCGTATGGCAGAATCTGTTAGCAGACTTACAAGGTTGGGCAAAGTCGCCGGCACAAGGTCCAGCACCTAACGGTAAGAATCTAAAAGATTGTAAGATAATAATGtgtgtaataattttaaaatgctTCAGGTTTACCAAATGGTACACAAAGTGGACAAAATCAACAAACTGCAAATGGAGGTGGAAGTGCAACgatgcagcaacagcaacaaatATTGCAACACCAACAGCAGctccaacaacaacaacagttgCAGCATCAAATACAACATCAAATGCAGCAACAACAACTTCATCAGCAACAGGTATTTAAGTAATACCGTTACGAGAAAAGCTGAAATTCCTGTATTTGGGCAGCTGTTTAAAATTAGCATCGGAGAAATACCTTTTTTAATGTGACACATAACATTTGAAAAAATGCGTGATAGcgaaaattgtatatttacagAAAGTTTTTTTTGTTGTGGCTGTCATAGTTAACAGTAACattttgaattattattttttaacgtttaTTTCACCTTAGTTGTAAACCCAACTTATCAGTAATGTAAAgtattgagaatttttttttatgcaaagtatcATTACACCATACAGTTAGACTCGATACAGACGAACGATTTTTTGGCAGACGATCGTATGTCTTTCCTTGTTTTTCCAATTGAAAACAACAAAGACAGATGTATAATGGTACAGTAAAAAGTTGCTCGTCTGCATTGGGCATTATACTTATGTCACGAGATTATTTACACTCGTTATAATACTCTCATTCTGATTGAAATGGCATATTTATTGTTATTAGGTTTTTATATTATCCATTAAAATTTGAAGATGAGTACCACTATTGAATGATTGTATGTGCCTGTGTGTATGCATGTGGGTGTGACTGTCTATGatgtataaatatattaaagtatTAAGTAATCTTTTGTGATTGAAATATTTGTCAGAATCgtagaatttttcttttcttttttttttcttttttttttcttttttttctttcttttttttttttttttttgttaaataataTCTAATCAGGACATAAAATTGTTCGGTCCAACTGCACAAAAAGCAACGTATATTAACGTTGCGTGTAATCAGTGCCTTATATAATTCCTATCCACAGAAGTGTAACGTGtaagaaagaaaaattaaagtGCTTTTATTAGTAACTGcgatataaaattataaaagcaTGAATTTCATTTATAAAAGAAGGAAGTATCAAATAGATATACTTGCATAAACACATTGTAAAATGGTGCCAAaatgattattattaaaatgcGTACAAATGTTTAGCCAGAAACTAATATAATAAATCTGATAACGGCAATAAAAAACTAAATAAGCACAGATTAGTCTGCTTGACGTTAATAGTATACCTAACGATCCCTATTATGTACATATTATAATTAGGAGCAAATAGCGATATTACTTCAACGTGACTTCATAAACAAAGTATATACTTGCATACATGTATACATatctatttatatattttaatttttctttcacatttttctcaaATCATATATTTCTTTACGTCGCGTATTATACATTGTCAAAAATAGAAGATATTTCTCAGTATTTATAAGCCTCCTTGTTTATAATATGATAAATATCTTTTGCATGTAAACGTATGCATGCATTTTGCATCAATATAAAAGTTATTAAGGATGAATacctttatatttaaaaaaaaacatgtTGAAATCTTGTAGATGATAACTATAGCATAATTACACATCAAaagttattttataattattctaaCTATTCTTCTGTACTTTATAAATTGACATGTGTCTTTTTCACACAAATGTCTAAATGTGATACTAAATTAGAACATTGCAGCGATTCGTACAAACGGATAACTGCAAGGATACGTGTGCCATTTCACTTGTGTTGTTCTCACATGCAAGTAGATGTTTGCAGAATAAATCTCTGTTCATGGTGAAAAAAAAACATTGTGCTTTCTTTCATTTCCCTTGCCTATCAAATTACTGTTCCTAACTACCTACATTGGCTTGCAACGATCAAAATTCCACTTTTATTTTCACTTGTAAATctatatatatctatatatatatatatatatacatatatatagatagatagatagatagatagtatatttatattatagtatATGCATATATGCATACATATGCATGTATGTACAGTACTGTCAAGGTATCTACGCTAAGTAATTTTAACGCTATCATCGATCTTGAATCGTTTTCATCCGACATCGTATTTTTATGACCGTGCCAGAATATctgataaaaatataatatgacAGTTATATCATTATGATAGAATGTTTGACATGACGTTGCAGGTGCAGCAAGGATCGGGAGCTCCTCCTACATCGGGTCTACAAGGGGTTGGAGTCTCGGTTGGACAACAAGGGATGTTTATGACTCAAGGAGGAGTAGGTGTAACAGGTGCAAGGGCAGGATTCCCTGTTGGAGGTGTAGGAAGCAGTGCCCTTCAAGGACCGCTAGCTTTTCTGGAAAAGACAACGAGCAATATAGGAATGCCGGAAAGGCGGAGTTGACGCGGAAGGGGGAGGGGCCGGGGTCGGGGTCGAGGAAGAGGCCGTGGAAAAGGGCGAAGTGCAGGAGGAAGTCTACCTCCGCCACCACCACTCCTCGATACTTCGGACCCGTCATCGTATGCTGCTGCTGCCGCAGTTGCAGCTGCTGCGGCAGCGCCCCTTCCCTCTCCACAGCAGCAGCCCCCGCCGTCTTGTACATGAACGTGTTAACAGCAGAGTTGGGCATTAATTGACTAATTTTTATCCAAATAAATTGATTACGTGATGCGATTAAAGTTAATCATTAGCATTAACTGTGGCTAACGTTACTCGATTAGTGAtatcaattaatttatattaattgatATAATTAACGTGGTATCGTGTATTCCAAATCAACGAATTTAAACTTTCGTTGCTTTATGCGTATGTGGTCCCaaatatctttttaataaaTGTTCTCGacgttaacacgttgactgttagAACAAATTCGTGAAATTTTCTACGAGACCAACTAAATGCTGTAGATTTTCATTTTATGAACTTTTTTAGTAATATGTtactcatatattacttcttgcATTTTGTAAAGTTTGGATCTCTTCTGATTGCCAAGTCCTTAACTACATTGTAACAGTTGTAATCAACAAACTTATCATGATTTATGACGAGGAAAAAATCTTATCCCAAAATTCTTTAAACCTTATAAGTTCGTTCATATTTCGAATTTCATTATAACATTCGACACACATATATTAGACACTATATACTTGCAGAGAATGTAAGACaaaaagaaatcgattttttttatttggaaAAAGGAATACTCTCTTAATCATTAATCGCATATCGATTGATCATTGTATTAATCGTTAGTTGCTGGCGACCATCATTGATTAAATTAATGGTAATTTTTCAGTGGTGTTGAGTTCATATCATCcaatatttcttttttgcgcgtttaaaaaattttattatttaagaatTTATTACTAATGATTTATTTAAAGGTTAAAAAAAGTTACAGAATATTTTCTAGCGTGTATTGCAAACAATTCGAACACACTGTTAAAAAACAAACTAGGCACATTTTTATTCAAATGATAAATAACGTTGATGGACCAATACAAAATTTACAACTTTATTGTTTTTttgaatttcaaaataaatctaCACAAATATATTCCTATTAAACTAAGATTTATTaaacatataaaaaataaattatcgatGTTTTTAACTTGATAGCATCGAAGCAATTAACGATTATCTATTTTAATTGTAATCATCAATCGTTACTTTAATTAGAATTTGCCCAACACTGGTTTGCAACAATTTATTTGTTATTGTAAGATACTGTTCCTATCCATCGTTGTTGTGAGTTTATAATCACCGCAATCGAATCAatatataaatgaaatttagtatccaTTTTTTATCaaccattttttattattaaatattgaaacgtattgtttcaatttatttttatttttaattataattctgCAAGATATTTAAATTATCTGCATAGAACAAATAACACATAGATACATCAAAATACCATCTCATTCATGTAACGTACTCAAGTATTTAtgagaaaaaatgaaaatacgAATTTGGTCAATTGTCGAGGATCAGAACTGAATGTTTCAATTTCCAACAATAAAGCCACTAAATTTCATTTGCATATTGTTCCAATATcggaaattattgtaatcgcaaACTTCCCCCAAAAAACAATGGATTTTGTTTCCATTAGTAAGCATCGAAATGCTTCATTGATTTAGTTCTAAGAATGTGTTGCAAATAAGTTTGCGACATGCTTGTGAAAATAAGTGTGATAAAAGTATGCGTGATGCAGGCCATTAGTTATTCTGAAAAAGCAGGGTTTCCATTGAAAACATATAGTTAAGTAGTGCCAGTTTTATTAAATCGTTTCTATTATAAATAACGAACATGTAATATCATTCAGTATCctttgtaaaaatatttcttttgtttGTGATTTCTGTGAATCGCAATCATTTGTTTGAATACTTTGCATCAGTCTCCGTATTGTAATAACTCAGAAGACTATGCAAAATGTGATATATACCCACGAGACAGAATAATCGGTTCGTTATTTTAAACTATTTAAGGGGAAGTGGCAGCAAAAACTGTACATAACAAGATTGTGtggtaaaaaaaataaacataaatttcaCATGTACATAGAATTAGAGACACGTTTTTTCATACAATAAATcatgtattttattatattaagttCGAATAATTGTTAGCACTTTTACAAGTCGTATGTAATGTTTACACAAGGTTGATCTAAACTGTCGGATGTATTTCAGATACGACATAAATAAAGCGTAAATTGCCCAAATATCAATATACCTCCCGTAGATAAAACCATTTATTAACCCATTTCTTATATAAATTtagtatatattttatattctttTCTGTACGATATTGTACAAATTTGTTCCCGTTCTATgcctctttcctttttttttgttttttatataatatgGTTATCGATAGTCATTGACATAGTCGTTGATTATCGTTAACCGAATTTAGCTTTTTACATAATATGAACAAAATTAACTGTACAAGAAAATTAAGAAATCATTACATTTATATTAAATGCTGTCGTACTGTAAGGTAATATTATTCTGTACAAAAACGTATAGCGATTATAGATTTGATAAGTTGTGTGAGTATCGGTTCAATTTAGGTACATTCCCGTTGATTTGAttcgttgttttttttttttttttttttttgtgttcgATTGTAGTGCATTTACACAGATATGAATAACGTCGGAATGTAAGAAGGGAGGTGGGCACCAAGTATATAAAATGTATACGTGTTTTTATACATATGCATATAAAAAGAAccagacaaaaatatatatacatatgtacacgtGTGCATACACACatatatacatacgtatataTAAAAATAGACCATACAACTTGCACCGTACAActtaaaataattgtaaattttaacaCAATGTTTGTAAAAATTGAATAAGCGTACGAGTTGGACGACCCGTCATTCCAGCTGGTATGTATGATAGTAACTCATCAGGCCCGGGACCCATTACTCCTGCCGTATCTAAATGCAACCACGGCGTATTGTTTGGAACAAATTCACGTAAGAAAGCAGCTGCCGTGCACGCACCAGCATATTTGGTTTTCGAAACATTATTTACATCAGCTGACTTAATTTTCTCTGCAAGTAAAACCGTGTtactttgtatattatttttccTGGAATATTATTGAGCAGTGGCACGTTATGCAATCTTCGAGACATGTTCTAAAGTTTTGATCGAAGGTGGTCTTCGAAATAAATGTTTCATAAAACTTAGTATGAATAACAAATACTGTAATCATTAAATTAGCAATTTAATAAATACTTTTTCAGATGAACTTtcggaattaaaaaaaaaattaacgcaTTTTATATATAATGTCGTCTACTGACTATAAATATGTAATTTCCTGTACATTATATAAATGCTAAAATACAtagaattttttagtttaaaaatgtttaagcTAAGCACagagtaaaaataattattaaattaggTGTACGCGCTTATATTATTtctgaattatttgaaattagatATTTCTCTTATATTATGTAATTTATTTCTTTTGCTGTTTCGATAAAATAtgattgaatttaaaaatattcttccttattttttttctttagacGAGTTCCCCTAATTTTATTTGGTCTTTGGCCCCGTAAAAGTATAACGCGCCACTAGCAAAGAGTATTATAAATACTACTATATTATCATCTTACTTGTCATTTCATCAGTAAAATGTTGCCAAAGTGGAAGTCTCCATACTCTATCACCGCTAAGAGTTCCAGCATTTTTCAACTTTTCAAAAAGAGTACCATCATTTGAAAAGACTCCAGTTGCTGCTCCTCCTAAACTGATCCTCATTGCACCAGTCAGCGTTGCAATATCCAAGATAAATCTACACAcatgcatatatatatatatatgcataTCAATCGTCAAATATTTGATATATATACTGGATCATATCCAgtattagaaatttttaaatctacTTAACGACTACCTTGGATTAAATTCCTGAGCGTAGCAAAGCGCATCAGCAAGAATTAGTCTACCTTCTGCATCTGTATTATCTACAATGATACTTTTTCCATTCATTGCAATTACAAGGTCCCCTGGTTTAGTTGCAGTGCCTGAAGGTAGATTTTCAGTGAGCGGTATTAAACCAACAATGTTTACTTTCAGTTCAAGTTCAGCAGCTGCTCGAATAGAGGCTGCTACGCATGCTGCGCCGCTCATATCTGCACGCATTTCGTCCATGTCAGATGGAGGCTAAAATTATCATCTGTATGATCGTCtaatttctaaattttcttATAGACTGAATCAACTAGTAAGTTCGTTCGCGTATGCAGTTCGTGCAGAATTATCTCAAAACGTTGCTCATATTAGCTTCAATGAATAAAAGTACACAGATAACTCTCCATGAGTGGCACACTGTTTCAAAAACATAACGAACTTACTACTCAACCTTATACGATTTTACCTTGAGACTAATACCACCAGCGTCAAATGTAACACCCTTTCCAACGAAAACTATTGGTTGAGAATTATCGTTAGCACCTTTATACTGAATTTCAACGAACTTTGGTGGTTCGCAACTACCATTAGATACACTGAGGAAAGAAcccatttttttcttttccgcCCATTCTTTATCGTGGACCTGAACACTAATTCCTAATTTAGTCAGAACCGAACACACTTGCTGAGAAAATATTGTGGGTGTCATCAGATTGGCTGGAGTATCTGCAAGTTGGCGTGCCCAGTTTTGCGCTTGAGCTTTGATATTTCCGACTCGCCATTGTTCTCttggaataataaataatatctaATAATGTAACCATTATACACGATGATGtccatacatataaatatacatttataAGAATAGAGGGATTTTTGTATCTTTGTCTTTTCCCCGAATTTTAGATATTTTTGGGTTTATCTAATGATATCAAAACCCGAAAATATATTCTTAGAATATTTGTTTATGTGTCTATCTGTATGTTTGTTTCGTTTCTACATAAAAATAGCCCAACGTGGTTTGACAAGATTTTGTACAAGCATTGATATCTGTACAACTTGCAAAATAAACTACTTTACATTGGGTTCTTATTTTATCTTTGTGATTTGCTTTAGGATGAGCAGCTGCATGGATTTATCTATTTGTATTCTAGGAAAGAAAGATGCATAATATTGTCTATAAGGAAGCATTATAGTAAACTTAAAAATAAACTTTAAAATCAATTAACTTCTTATAATACATATGAAAATTTACCTACTACTCTCTAATGTAAAGTACACTTCATTTTAAAAGGCTCTTCTAAACTGAAACTACGTACAAAAGctaataatgaaataaataaaagaggaAAATGATACTCACTCTTCTTCTTGACCATACAGTGAAACTTTTGGGAAAGCCTTTTGTTTTTCCTTATTTTTCAAACCTTGATAGAACCATGTTGATAATGCAGCTCCTTCAGCAGCAGCTTCCGCATCTCCTAATGTCTCCAGATTTATATCTTTTATACCCACATCATCCAATAAACGACAACCAGCTAATTTAACATTATTGCAATAATCATTAAATCGTAATATACAGACATTGATAATTCAAATTATCAAAACATTAAGGAAATATACAGACAAAAAGATATATTTACAAAAAGAGCAAATATTTACCTGCTGCAGCTGTACGTACACTTTCTTTTCCTTCGTGTACTTCTTCAAGTTGATTAATGCCTAGGTTTTTCTTTCCAAGACCAACAACTGCCACTCCCACATAATCCTTTTCATCCAAACCCCAAAATACTCTAGCATGACCTTTGGGAATTTTTGGACCTGCTCTGTAGCGGTACAAGTATTTAtatgttatttaaaatttataaaatattaaaacacaCATTATTATGGTAAGGGGTAAATTCatatacgattaaaaattttaccaaAGAACATACTGAGACACAAATTCACAAATTTATTTGTTACAATAATTCTAGGCATCATTTATAGCATATGCTATAGCAtttgcaattttaaaatataatctaAAAATATACTATCCTTCGCATACATTCTAAACCATACTtctttaaaattattctaatttctcaaataattattttaattaattattacaatTACTTTTCTCATAATTAGAGCTACATATTAATTCACATTTGTATTCTCTACTCTATAGCAAAGACAATTGATTTATATTACCAATACATCAAAGATAGGCGTCacaattattttcaatgtacttattattaataaaaatgtataatgATATAGAATTActtgtaaaatataatatagtACAATGTAAAACTATATTTGTATTACCAAAATTAGTTTCCTTGTTTATGTATACACAGATTTAAGTATGTAAATTTGTTATGGGGTTTTATCGTATTTGTAATAGTGTTTGTTTTAATATTATCATGTAAATAGTAATGAAACTATTGAAAATTGACACattgatattcttaaatatGAGCCATGAATATTGTTTGCTTAAAATGTACTACTAATCGAAGGTAAGTAAAGTAATACTTAAATAGAAAATagtaaatgtaaatatttttctCTTCTATAATGGTATTActagaaattaatattattatttcttcCTAAAACTATtattaattgaaattgaaatatatatttatattacatgTAATATGTACTTTAATTCTGTAAATAAAAAGTATTTACaatttactattttttattgcaaattCTATTTTTCCTTATCTCTGTGACTAATGTACAAAGACTGTTTTAACACTGATAGTAGGAACTTAATGCAATTCAAGCACATTCACTATTCCTTAGCTGAGATAAGATTCTTGGCACAAATTCATTTGAATAGACAACGATCCAGTAATGTTTATATCGGTTTGTATCCCTCTATTTTCTTGAATTTAGTTTATTAGGCTATTTTGGCAAGACATTTATTACAAGGAtcacattatatatatatatatatgtataattggAGTTGTGTTTTCGAATGAGAATTTTCAGTGTGACTTAACAATTCAAGGTATTCCCTTTTTTATCCGTATTATTACAtgtcacaaaaatattttttacattttggattatttataataataaaattttatgttgCACTTGTAATTTACATATCAGATAGGATATACTAAAACAAATCATTCAATATAACAAAGTAATAAACAATATATATGATGTAATTACAAGTAAATATTATTAACATATAACGAAAATTATGACTAAAGACACAAATAATACGTACTTATTAAGATCACATAAGAGTGagataaaatttatatattaagAATGTTTTGTTACAGGTGAATTGTGCTAAGAATTACTGTGCAAGTATAGCGAGTCCTTGAATTAAACAGTTTCATAGATAAATGGTTGTGCCTTAACTTATGTCCTTGTACatattttatatgtatattcatttattcaaaaataatatTCCATACTTTTCGTTAAGTAATATGTATAAATCTGTTTAAAGTCTGATTTTACAAGATTCATACTCAACATTGTTTTCAATCTCAATTATTTTCCAAGAAATATATCTAAATATGAATTTCATTAATAAAATCAAAGGTAATTTTCACCGTATGAACATGAATATAAgttgatataaaaaatatgtaCCTAACATATTTTTCAATGCTCTACCTATATTCCatgtttcataaaaattaaaatattaaatattattgttaATCAGGGGCTGAGCAGATAATTCGTCTTGCAGAGAAAACTTTGGA is part of the Colletes latitarsis isolate SP2378_abdomen chromosome 10, iyColLati1, whole genome shotgun sequence genome and harbors:
- the Med28 gene encoding mediator complex subunit 28, producing MATPTNGNGNLIDEFEEAFQQCLSILTTKDEGLGNNGIGVSGGLTVDKEEARSEVEQVTLRFIDLARQMEAFFLQKRFLLSALKPELVVKEDINDLRVELARKEDLIKRHYDKIAVWQNLLADLQGWAKSPAQGPAPNGLPNGTQSGQNQQTANGGGSATMQQQQQILQHQQQLQQQQQLQHQIQHQMQQQQLHQQQVQQGSGAPPTSGLQGVGVSVGQQGMFMTQGGVGVTGARAGFPVGGVGSSALQGPLAFLEKTTSNIGMPERRS
- the LOC143346405 gene encoding cytosol aminopeptidase, whose product is MALSLIRGKSLQYGNSQLRFLSCISTMKKGLVLGVYETEDDSKVLLTPTAAKYDELVKGKLQKSILLAGPKIPKGHARVFWGLDEKDYVGVAVVGLGKKNLGINQLEEVHEGKESVRTAAAAGCRLLDDVGIKDINLETLGDAEAAAEGAALSTWFYQGLKNKEKQKAFPKVSLYGQEEEEQWRVGNIKAQAQNWARQLADTPANLMTPTIFSQQVCSVLTKLGISVQVHDKEWAEKKKMGSFLSVSNGSCEPPKFVEIQYKGANDNSQPIVFVGKGVTFDAGGISLKPPSDMDEMRADMSGAACVAASIRAAAELELKVNIVGLIPLTENLPSGTATKPGDLVIAMNGKSIIVDNTDAEGRLILADALCYAQEFNPRFILDIATLTGAMRISLGGAATGVFSNDGTLFEKLKNAGTLSGDRVWRLPLWQHFTDEMTKKIKSADVNNVSKTKYAGACTAAAFLREFVPNNTPWLHLDTAGVMGPGPDELLSYIPAGMTGRPTRTLIQFLQTLC